The nucleotide sequence AAGGCAGGTCAACAttttaatccaggcataggcaaactcggccctccagcagttttgggactaaaactcccatcatccccagctaacaggactagtggttagagatgatgggaattgtagtctcaaaacatctggagggccagtttgcctatgcctgttttaatcTCTTGTGAGCTCTGTGGAGCAAAGAGGGAATAAATGCTACAGCCTTGTGcccactttctccccacccccaatcaaaTATATCCTCCtgggaaagcattttaaaaaatgttattttaaaaaatgatatccCCCACTCCAGACCATTGGAGGAGCTGGAGATGAGACTAGTGGGtgagctgcatcaataggagtatagcatctagatcaagggaagaatctgaagaagtgtgcatgcacacgaaagcacatatcaagaacaaactcagttggtctctaaggtgctactggaaagaatttttcattttgtttagatcaagggaagtaatagtaccactgtattccgctctggtcagacctcacctggaatactgtgtccagttctgggcaccacagttcaagaaggatactgacaagctggaacatgtccagaggagggcaaccaaaatggtcaaaggcctggaaactatgccttatgaggaacggcttagggagctgggtatgtttagcctggagaagagaaggttaaggggtgatatgatagccatgttcaaatatataaaaggatgtcatatagaggagggagaaaggctgttttctgctgctccagagaagcggacacagggcaatggattcaaactacaagaaagaagattccacctaaacattaggaagaacttcctgacagtaagagctgtccgacagtggaatttgctgccaaggagtgtggtggagtctccttctttggaggtctttaagcggaggcttgacagccatctgtcaggaatgctttgatggtgtttcctgcttggcagggggttggcactggatggcccttgtggtctcttccaactctatgattctgtgattcaatgaCAGGATGACGCTGGAGCTGGAGAGCAGATTAGAAACCCCCCAGCCTGCATCCCATGTCCTCAGTGGCTGAGGGTGTGTGTTCAATTTTCCCGTGAGAATGTGCATCACAGGGGATGGATTGGTTCCAGCTGGGATGCTCCTTGGAGTCTGAACTTTTCTGTCTTGCAGCTGGAGAAGGGCTTGTGAGTTTGAGCAATTGGGTGGGAGGGACTTGCAGGATTCAGTCAGGGGTACGAAAACTAAGGCGGGGCgcggatgaggcccaatcgccgccttctcaatccggcccgcggacagtccgggaatctgCATTtgtttacataagtagaatgtgttcttttatttaaaatgcatctctaggttatttgtgaggcctgcctggtgtatttacatgagtagaatgtgtccttaaaaaaaaaaaaagcatctctgggttatttgtgaggcataggaattcgttcattcccccccccccatatagtccggcccaccacatggtctgagggaaggtggactggcccatggctgaaaaaggttgctgacccctgattcgGATTCATTCACTGGCGTTCAAATGAGTCTGAGACTGACATGAagctcatgtaaaaaaacaaaaaaacacttgcTTCCATCTCCTTGGAAAATTGACTCCTTAAATCGGCAGCCAGGATTTATGCCCTTTCTttttaatacagtatataaattcccATGCCCCAAAGACTCTGTGTCCCTGctaaccccccctccctttcaggcAGCAGTGATCTCGAGCCATCAAGTCTGCATTTCCAGGAAAGGAAACACGCCCATTTGCAGACGCAAACGAGAGAAAACGAAACCAGCTCTGTTTTCCTGGCGACTCGAGGCAGCAGATATGGCTGCTTCTGGGGGTCCCGTGCAGGATCTCCTCGAGGAAGCCACTTGCCCCATCTGCCTGGAGTGTTTCAGGGATCCAGTGATCATCCCTGAGTGCGGGCACAACTTCTGCCGATCCTGCCTGATCCAGTGCTGGGGGGAATCGGAGGGAGAGGCTTCCTGCCCTCAGTGCAGAGAAATCATTCAGCACAGGAACCTCATCCCCAATCGGCCGCTGGCAAATGTTGTGGAGAAACTTACAGTCGGGAAACTCCTTCATGGGGAAAAGGGGGCCGAAGGAAAAGGGAAGATGTGCGAGAAGCACCAGGAGCCCCTGAAGCTCTTCTGCAAGGAGGACGAAAGCCCCATCTGTGTCGTGTGTATTGCATCCAAGGAGCACAAGAGCCACGAGGCGATTCTTCTGGAGGAGGCTTCCCAGGAGTACAAGGTAGGAAATCTCTCTGGGTTTCCTTTGGGGATGGTGAGGGTGAAATAGCTACAGAGAAGGAGGTCTTGcaagaaaatgttttaatgtattctcccctcctgcagccaaACAGTAACTAAACTTCTAAAACTGTTCAGTAAACATTTCATTTTTCCTTTCTGGGGGAGTACAGTGCCCCCAATGTCCCCCTTCATGCATGCAGGAGTAACTCACCCAGAGTCCTTCCTCTGGAAGCAGCTCCCTTAGGAAAGGGATGGAGGGTGGGGCAGTGCAGGTGGCAGAGAcagaataaacaaaatataaaatcaaaaaatccttccggtagcacctttgttgttgttcagtcgttcagtcgtgtccgactcttcgtgaccccatggaccagagcacgccaggcacgcctatcattcactgcctcccgcagtttggccaaactcatgttagtagcttcgagaatactgtccaaccatctcatcctttgtcgtccccttctccttgtgccctcaatctttcccaacatcagggtcttttccagggagtcttctcttctcatgaggtggccaaagtactggagcctcaacttcaggatctgtccttctagtgagcactcggggccgatttccttgagaatggataggtttgatcttcttgcagtccatgggaccctcaagagtctcctccagcaccataattcaaaagcatcaattcttcggcgatcagccttcttgatggtccagctctcacttccgtacattactactgggaaaaccatagctttaactatacggacctttgttggcaaggtgatgtctttgctttttaagatgctgtctaggtttgtcattgcttttctcccaagagaaaagaccaaccttagagaccaactaagtttgttcttggtatgagctttcgtgtgcatgcacacttcttcagaacaaacttagttggtctcgataagttgctactggaaggattttttgattttatattttgttttgaccatggcagaccaacccggctacctacctgtaacagggatagaatagtagagttggaagggaccctgagcgcCATCTAGGGGGGACCGAGGCAAAGATCACAgacttgggggcagggaggagcaaGCATATGATTCAACTTTACTGTTCTTATGAATATTAAACTGCAACGATGAAAAAAGCAAccaaacttttttgttttgttttgttttcaggatCAGATCAGCAGCTGCCTAGATAAtgtgaggaaggagagagagaaaattctagtatttaaagcagacaaagaaaaggaaagccatGACCTGCTTGTAAGCATCATTGTTACTTGAAGGTGGAAAAGTGCTACAGTCTAGAATCCATATCTGGGGGGATGAATATGGAATATAGAAAGGTTTCTGTTTGACCAGCCTGATCACCTACATGGCATGAAAGGCCATTTTAAGGAGAGGGTGGGCTTGTAAATTTTTATGAAACTTTTCCTGCTGGCGTGATCTCTCTGAAATGGCAGAAATGCCCTTCCAAGTGAATTCTGATAACTGGTCTTTTCATCCTGCAACATTATGCCTGATACTGGTCTGTtgttctcctcctctttctctttttgctggtGCAGAAGCAAATGGAAGCAGAGAGGGAAAAGATGGTGGCTGAGATCAGGCTAAtgcaccagtttctggaagaaaaagagaagctTCTTTTGGCCCAGatggaagaggtggagaaggagattgcaGCAGAAAGGGAGGAGCACCTGGCCAGACTCTCCGGGGAACTCTCCTCTCTTGACAGCCTCATCCGGGAGATGGAGGAGAAGCTTCAGGAACCAGCAAGTGAACTCCTGCAGGTGAGGCCTGGTCTTGATGTGAGAGGGTGGAGTGTGCTGCACTACAGATTACAGGCATTTCTTAGTCTCCCCTACATAAAAATACTGTTGTAGGAGAAACAATCAGTACATGAATGGTAAAAGGTTTCAGCCCTGGCACAGGAGCCAACTCTGAGGGGCTGAGGTCCTTTGGATGCCCCAATAGAATATTTGAGGGTGGCCAGCCCCCCCAAATAACGAACACTTCTTTTGAAATTGGGTGTGTGtactgcatcttgtgattgataatgtagggtggggcttacctgccccccctatTTTGTTCAGTTTGTCGCCGCTGAGCCCAGGGGTTGGCAAGAAGGGCCCTGGCCCCTTGCTAGATCAAACCACAGGCCCCTttggtcctgcatcctgttctcgctTTGGCCAACCAGAggtctctgggaagcccacaagccaatAGAGCTCTCTATGcatgctcagagtagactgattgaaattaatggggggggtgactatcttaggttcattaatttcagtgtgtctgagtAAAAGCGAGTTGAATACAACCGATACTGCCTCCAACACAGGCATTCCAAGTTGGCACTGCATCACATTTTCATTCAGATGCTGTCTTGGGTCTAGCAGAGAGGGggtgacttattattattattatttattaaaataagtttaaacaaaataaaaaataaaaaaattgacatcaggaatcacaagacagagaaaccagtaggagaacactttaatctcccaggacattctatacaagatctcaaagtagctgtcttattacaaaggaatttaatagactggaaagagaagttgctgaattgcaactaatcaccaaacttaaaaccacggggagacctggtctgaacagagacattggattcttaaaacaaaatcaaaaattctttccagtagcaccttagagaccaactgagtttgttcctggtatgagcttttgtgtgcatgcacacttcttcagataccttagaTTCTTATCTATTTTTAGCCTTCTCACCCCTTACTTTTTcatgtaagaccaattgcagtcgttaacagtcaacaggttttccacacctatcagccaatcacccatccccaccacccttctgagtaataccctccccactctctcactatatataagggtctggtgacttatgtttcagtgtatctgaagaagtgtgcatgcacatgaaagctcataccaagaacaaacttagttggtctctaaggtgctactggaaggaatttgttgttgttgttgttgcgaCTATgagagaccaacacggctaccttcctgtaactaAAATaagtttgtataccaccctatacccacaggtctcggGGTGGTTCCCAGGATATGATTGAGTGTGGGATGTACATAGCAGTGAACCGATTAGTCTCAGGTGAACACGGAACCAGCATGCACTGCAGGCAAAATGGCAAATCAGGGTGATGGAATTGAATCTCTCAGGTGTTCGGGTGACTTGGCCAAAAGGGAAGAAAGGGACCTTTTATTAGTCATCACTGGAATGGCTGACTTTTGCCATCTGATGTTTATTTCAAAATTATGTGGCACTGCATGTTTTATTGGGAGTCTTTTGTTTCTGTTTGGCTAACCTCTCTCTACTTCAGCTGCTTGGTATTTATAACCGAGCGCAGGGCTCTCTGCAAAAATGGCTCCACGGatatctgtttctttctttccatccAGGATATCAGAAGCTTCTTGCAGAGGTAAGTGATGGAAATTTGCTGCTTTTAAGAATACCGCTCCCTTATTATGATGCTAGGAACATTCTTGTTTAATGGGTGTTAAACTCATTCTGCAGTCCCTCCTTACAGAGACAGCTTTAGGACTCCCATCGTCCATCACAGACAAAAATAGGGGCGTGTTTTCATAGTCATTGGTCTCATCTACAATCATGGGAAGGAAGCCATTCCTCGTTCCTCTCCATTACATATTTCTGAAGGCCCTTCTCCGTGATGGATTCATTTGCTCTGCAGTTGTTACAAAAAGAGGGGACATTCCAAAGGGGCTTGTAAATATCTTCACTGTAATTTACACTTAATCCAGTGTATTCCAGGCTCCTGCAGGTTCTTCCTCAGCCATAAGAATGTGAGAAAGGGCCTTGCTGGATcctgccagtggcccatttagtccagcatcctgttttcaaaatgactaaccaggtgcctctgggaaacctgcgATCAGGATCCGAGCCCCAGAGGACACTCCCCTCCGGTGGTTCCAGCAACTGGAGTTCAGAGGCACCACTTCCTTTGACCCAGCCATCGTGGATATCAGCTGCTGAGAGCCTTGTCCCCCAAACACCTGCAACATATTCAAAAACTAATGAATTTTGAAAATACTGCTTTAATTTCTAatattttctccatttttaaaatagagCCACTGTGCTAAAATACATTTATAATGTTAATTGCAAAGCTTCCTTATATTTCAGAAATGCACGTAACAGATCTAATTTGTTCTGCTCATTAACCACTTGAAACGCTTCACTAAAACTGGTGTAGTCCTAAAATCTCTGCGTAAGGACCGAGGAGTATtcacttttcttaaaaaaaacccaagttgCATATATCAGCTTCTTTCCCTTCAATCTCGTATTCATATATTTCCTTCAGTATGTTTTGGAAGCAGGTGTGTGTTGGTTTTCCTTCAACTTGGTAGGTGCTCTCTAGATCCACACGTAAACAATATGCTCCCTTTTGTCATTGTAAAAAATCCTGCCCTCAAGTCTTCATCATGCCTTTAACATCACGATAAGACACCTGCCTTGTCTGAAAGTTGCTTGCATTGGAAGGATGGTGGCTTGactttgttctttccccccagGTCTCAGGTGAAGGAGGGTCCTCCTGTGGCTTTTCTTCCTGCCCTGAAGTGGAGCATCTGGGACTTCAGAGATATAAATCCCTTCCTGAAGGGAGCCATGAATAAATTCAGAGGTAGTAAAGAAGAGCTGAAAATATTTTATACTGAATATTTAAATCGTAGGTATGATTTGGCCCTTAGTTTGAAttcagtaaggtaaagggtaaagggaccccagaccattaggtccagtcgcagacgagactggggttgcagcgctcatctcgctttattggctgagggagccggcgtacagcttccgggtcatgtggccagcatgactaagccgcttctggcgaaccagagcagcacacagaaacgccatttacctccccgccggagcagtacctatttatttacttacactttgacgtgctttcgaactgctaggttggcaggagcagggaccgagcaatgggagctcaacccatcgtggggattcaaaccgccgaccttttgatctgcaagccctaggctctgtggtttaacccacagcgctacctgcatccATAATACCTGGCTACAATCTCATGAGCTCATATTGTTGTTGCCAGGTTTGTCATCTGAATGATGGTGTGATGCTAAAtctctcttcccttttctctcccagACACTGTGAAATATGGACTTCGGCTGCAAAAAGGtacatttaataacaataataatttattatttataccctgcccatctggctgggtttccctagtcaTTTTGGGTCAAACAGAGGCACAGGTTCAGGAGAGATGGGATCCGCTTCTCAGAAGACTGCAGCCCTTCCACCCATGCCttctttcccagaggcatctgttccGTGAGAGCAGcatgctaggctagatgggctCTTGGCCTGAGCCTGCAGACTCTTAGGAAGCCCCCAGCCCAGGATGGCTGGCTTTTCTGTGCTGCATGTCAATAAGACACAGGGGTGCTGTGAAGCCAAATTCTCCCAGCACATGAGGAGGAAATATCCCTTTGAGCCATACAAGATCTCCATCCCTTTTAGGAGAGTTTATGTAAGAGGAAGGTGTAAGAGTGGGAAATGcatgcccttctttgtgtgcccctcctcaggaggttcagagggtggcaacacaagaattgGCCTTCCCTGTGGTGGctctccatctgtggaatgctctccccaggaaagcttgCCTGGCGTCtacattacacacctttaggtgccaggcaaaaatgttcttttttaaccaggcctttggttgatcttattgacatcctaCACACTTTTGGAATATGGTTCTTTTGCGGGGGtgtttattgggttattgcttttggtttgatttcatatacagtggtaccttggttttagaaaacttagtttatgaacaacttggaaaaagaatgctgcaaacccggaagtaggtgctcCGGTTTGTGAATTTTGCAGAACATACAACGGTCTCCctcgaaaggtggtggactctccttccttggaggtttttaatcagatgTTGGGTGGTCAcgtggcatggatgctttagttgagattccagcattgcagggggctggactagatgacccttgggatcccttccaactctacaattatacgATGCACTTTCAAGAATCCCAAGTAGGACATTTCACACGGGGGTCGGGGAAGCCTAACCACTTTCTTGCATTTTATACACTACCTGGAAGGATGGAGTATAACATTCTTTAAATATACAACTGAAACTTGAATGGTGGTTACAAGGAGGGTGtaatgcaggcacccccaaactgcggccctccagatgttttggcctacaactcccatgatccctagctaacaggaccagtggtcagggatgatgggaattgtagtccaaaacatctggagggccaaagtttggggatgcctggtgtaatgtaatataaggtaaaggtaaaggtacccctgaccatcaggtccagtcgtgtccgactctggggttgcagcgctcatctcgctctataggccgagggagctgtcgATTGTCCCCAAGCagctcccaggtcatgtggccagcatgccaaagccgcttctggcgaaccagagcagcgcacagagacgccgtttaccttcccgctggagcagtccctatttctCAACtagcactttgaggtgctttcgaactgcttggtgggcaggagcagggaccgagaaacgggagctcacctcatcatggggattcgaaccgccaaccttctgatcagcaagccctagactctgtggttcaacccacagcgccacctgggtcccttatgtaatgtaatgtaatgtgagGTAAAAGATTAAGATGCTTTGACTCCCTTCTGCCAtgaactgtggggggggggtggccttaGACAAGCCGCTCTCTATCAGCCTCtgtcgcatagctgtcaaccttcccttttattGCAaagggaaacggcgctggaataagcgaatttcccgcaaaaaaggggaaagttgacagctatgctctgtcgTCCCGTCTGAAAAAATGGGAATAGTAAGATTGAGTTAACTTACAGGGTTCTTGCAACGGTTCTATGTAGATAATGTGTGCTAAGTACTTTGAACTCTtgaaagaaatgcaaatgttTCAAAAATCATTATTAAGAACTTGATGGACAACCCTGTCTTAAATGCAGAGCCATGGAGTCCCTATTCCTTTCAGAGGGGATGCTATTTCTGTCATGTGGCTAAAGAAAAGTCAGCTTCCCAGTTCACAttgtttctcttctctttcctcctctgcccccacAGAATACGTAACTTTGGATCCAGACACAGCAAATCCCTGCCTCATCCTGTCTGAGAATCGAAAGAGAGTGAGATGGACAGAAGTGTGTCAAGACCTGCCAGACAGCCCTGAGAGATTTGACACATATAACTATGTGCTGGGACGTCAGGGTTTCACATCAGGGAGACATTTCTGGGAGGTCACTGTGGGGAGCGAGGGGAAATGGGCCGTGGGGGTGGCCAGAAAGTCTGTGAAGAGGAAAGGCAAGTTTACCGCTGGTCCTAAGGAAGGGATCTGGCGCATAGGGAAGTGGGGTAATCAATACAG is from Lacerta agilis isolate rLacAgi1 chromosome 2, rLacAgi1.pri, whole genome shotgun sequence and encodes:
- the LOC117042778 gene encoding zinc finger protein RFP-like, with protein sequence MAASGGPVQDLLEEATCPICLECFRDPVIIPECGHNFCRSCLIQCWGESEGEASCPQCREIIQHRNLIPNRPLANVVEKLTVGKLLHGEKGAEGKGKMCEKHQEPLKLFCKEDESPICVVCIASKEHKSHEAILLEEASQEYKDQISSCLDNVRKEREKILVFKADKEKESHDLLKQMEAEREKMVAEIRLMHQFLEEKEKLLLAQMEEVEKEIAAEREEHLARLSGELSSLDSLIREMEEKLQEPASELLQDIRSFLQRSQVKEGPPVAFLPALKWSIWDFRDINPFLKGAMNKFRDTVKYGLRLQKEYVTLDPDTANPCLILSENRKRVRWTEVCQDLPDSPERFDTYNYVLGRQGFTSGRHFWEVTVGSEGKWAVGVARKSVKRKGKFTAGPKEGIWRIGKWGNQYRVSTHTGCRVPILGGEPRRIRVTLNCEGGRVSFYDADTAALLHSFSEASFSGETLQPFFYVFTRGYLTVSWV